Proteins from one Malaya genurostris strain Urasoe2022 chromosome 2, Malgen_1.1, whole genome shotgun sequence genomic window:
- the LOC131431537 gene encoding mitochondrial outer membrane protein SLC25A46 — translation MHKDMAGLEQYERYLEDDEDQLDNVSRLHASLKSPLETTHYQFINSERDLTLPLQKHKNVHQIYESPDDEISLRKYLGASVNLISLITENLLCHPFLVLRRQCQVHHSSIKYHIVPLTLVPVIVHLHQRQGVTTLWKGVGSILLVRGMTLAVEDIISKFTPWPKEVNSKTTLKQFGQHLLLKCISLATIVPFYSASLVETVQSDIASEKPGIFDVFREGASRLLSWSVPQKGRMLPIWALVGPSISLGISKYICQLFVRGISTRIMCRRVTFFDEKRGARPRDFAAQSQVIEVYSTMISLMTTEVIFYPFETILHRIQLQGTRTIIDNLDSGYSVVPILTSYEGVVDCYRQTIATEGVSGLYKGFGAMLLQFAAHVAVIKLGKWIITQISEIMSNKPPPKVAEFYNLEGKQSGGSVSMSRSISGISSLSDELS, via the exons ATGCATAAAGACATGGCAGGATTGGAACAATATGAAAG GTATCTGGAAGACGATGAAGATCAGTTAGATAATGTATCTCGCTTGCATGCATCCCTTAAATCACCTCTCGAGACCACACATTATCAGTTCATAAATTCCGAAAGAGACTTGACACTGCCTTTGCAGAAACATAAAAATGTGCATCAAATCTACGAGAGTCCAGATGACG AAATTTCATTGCGAAAGTACCTAGGAGCTAGCGTTAATCTGATAAGTTTAATAACAGAAAACTTGCTTTGCCACCCGTTTCTGGTGCTTCGTCGTCAATGTCAAGTTCATCATAGCTCTATTAAGTATCACATTGTGCCGTTGACGTTAGTTCCGGTGATTGTTCACCTGCATCAGCGGCAGGGCGTTACTACATTGTGGAAGGGGGTTGGTAGCATTCTGTTGGTGCGAGGAATGACCTTGGCTGTCGAGGATATCATCTCGAAATTTACGCCTTGGCCAAA GGAGGTTAACTCAAAAACTACATTGAAACAGTTCGGGCAACATCTGCTGTTAAAATG CATAAGTTTAGCCACTATTGTGCCCTTTTATTCAGCATCATTGGTTGAAACTGTTCAAAGTGATATAGCAAGTGAAAAACCGGGTATATTCGATGTGTTTCGAGAAGGAGCTAGCCGATTACTTTCCTGGAGCGTGCCACAGAAAGGTCGGATGCTTCCAATTTGGGCTTTAGTTGGTCCTAGTATATCACTGGGAATATCCAAGTACATTTGCCA ATTGTTCGTGCGTGGAATATCCACACGCATTATGTGTCGGCGAGTAACTTTTTTCGACGAGAAGCGAGGTGCGCGACCACGCGATTTCGCTGCCCAAAGTCAAGTCATCGAGGTTTATTCTACGATGATTTCACTGATGACAACCGAAGTGATTTTCTATCCATTCGAAACAATTCTACATCGAATTCAGTTACAAGGAACGCGTACTATTATAGATAATTTGGATTCTGGATACTCAGTTGTACCGATCTTGACTAGTTATGAAGGGGTTGTAGACTGTTACCGCCAAACGATTGCCACAGAAGGTGTTTCTGGTTTGTACAAAGGATTCGgagcaatgttgttgcaatttgCAGCTCACGTTGCTGTAATCAAGCTCGGCAAATGGATCATCACGCAGATATCGGAAATAATGTCCAACAAGCCACCACCCAAAGTAGCAGAGTTTTATAACCTGGAAGGTAAACAGTCCGGAGGTTCGGTTAGCATGTCAAGAAGCATCAGTGGAATAAGTTCACTAAGCGATGAACTTTCTTAG